A single genomic interval of Prionailurus viverrinus isolate Anna chromosome A2, UM_Priviv_1.0, whole genome shotgun sequence harbors:
- the LOC125148644 gene encoding LOW QUALITY PROTEIN: zinc finger protein 556-like (The sequence of the model RefSeq protein was modified relative to this genomic sequence to represent the inferred CDS: inserted 1 base in 1 codon), which yields MDSVVFEDVVVDFTQEEWALMKPAQKKLYKDVMLETFRNLVTVDDENQLRTNGSTSQQVIFGEKLSNEQKIARFTKNDSWTSLFGENWEDQCIEDKHNNQGRHLSRNHMVERLCDSSKGNTCGETINHIPSLKLYKKTPTGVKLYECIQCGKVFRHRSSLKRHKRSHTGRKLYQCEECGKAFSCSSYLRNHVKTHSGEKPYACKLCGKTFIRSHSLTGHIRSHTGEKPYECKECGKAFSCPKSFRVHVMMHNGGKPYECKQCGKGFSCPKSFRVHMIMHTGEKPYECKQCGKAYCWLTSFQRHVRIHNGEKPYKCEKCGKAFGWPSSLHKHVRMHTGEKRVNISNVGRPSVGPHPSKNVRTHTEEKRYECEKCGKAFGWSSSLHKHDRKHTGEKPXKCKQCGKAFGHPSKNVRMQTREKPCKCEKCGKAFSWSQSF from the exons ATG GACTCAGTGGTCTTTGAGGATGTGGTTGTGGACTTCACCCAAGAGGAGTGGGCCCTGATGAAACCTGCTCAGAAAAAGCTCTACAAAGATGTGATGCTAGAAACCTTCAGGAACCTGGTCACAGTAG atGATGAGAATCAACTTAGAACCAATGGGTCCACTTCTCAGCAGGttatttttggagaaaaattatCCAATGAGCAGAAAATAGCAAGGTTCACAAAAAATGATTCCTGGACCTCCCTTTTTGGAGAAAATTGGGAAGACCAGTGCATTGAAGATAAGCACAACAACCAGGGGAGACATTTGAG cagaaatcATATGGTGGAGAGACTCTGTGACAGTAGCAAAGGTAATACATGTGGTGAAACCATCAACCATATTCCAAGTCTTAAGCTGTACAAGAAAACGCCTACTGGAGTAAAACTGTATGAGTGCATTCAGTGTGGAAAAGTCTTCAGGCATCGCTCATCCCTTAAGAGGCACAAAAGAAGTCATACTGGACGCAAACTATATCAGTGTGAGGAATGTGGGAAAGCGTTCAGTTGTTCTTCCTACCTAAGGAATCATGTGAAAACTCACagtggagagaaaccctatgccTGTAAACTTTGTGGGAAAACATTTATTCGTTCCCACTCCCTCACTGGACATATAAGGagtcacactggagagaaaccctatgaatgtaaggaatgtgggaaagccttcagttgCCCCAAATCCTTCCGCGTACATGTGATGATGCACAATGGTGGGAAGCCCTATGAATGTAAGCAGTGTGGGAAAGGCTTTAGCTGTCCCAAATCCTTTCGAGTACATATGATAAtgcacactggagagaaaccctatgaatgtaagcAGTGTGGGAAAGCCTACTGTTGGCTCACATCCTTTCAGAGACATGTGAGAATTCACAatggagagaaaccctataaatgtgaaaaatgtgggAAAGCGTTTGGTTGGCCCTCATCCCTACACAAACATGTCCGAATGCACACTGGAGAGAAACGTGTAAACATAAGCAACGTGGGAAGGCCTTCAGTTGGCCCTCATCCTTCCAAAAATGTAAGAACTCACACTGAAGAGAAACGCTATGAGTGTGAAAAGTGTGGGAAAGCATTTGGTTGGTCCTCATCCTTACACAAACATGACAGAAAGCACACTGGTGAGAAAC ATAAATGCAAGCAATGTGGGAAAGCTTTCGGTCATCCTTCCAAAAATGTAAGAATGCAGACTAGAGAAAAACCCTGTAAGTGTGAaaaatgtgggaaagccttcagttgGTCCCAATCCTTCTAA